A region of Dioscorea cayenensis subsp. rotundata cultivar TDr96_F1 chromosome 5, TDr96_F1_v2_PseudoChromosome.rev07_lg8_w22 25.fasta, whole genome shotgun sequence DNA encodes the following proteins:
- the LOC120261243 gene encoding uncharacterized protein LOC120261243, with amino-acid sequence MEFRKDEPQLMHIFFFPYFGLEKLKRQYHSNPCYFFSIFFHFMSSLHNQSLVPLNWTTQELQHQFGVVNRATPKSVMQKYQAARNSGACFPVDFLEFNQNMLQMEVQKHLQLRIEAQGKYLQSVLQKAQEKLAVTDCLSSSSTDESCLTSSSSSSSSSDETTTPECRTLRSKIQKRRTKYNNVHENYSKPGKRVCIQEEEGVEVNILDDRDMTHGI; translated from the exons ATGGAATTTAGAAAAGATGAACCACAGCTCATGCATATATTCTTCTTCCCCTACTTTGGTTTGGAGAAACTCAAGAGGCAGTATCATTCCAATCCTTGCTACttcttctctatattttttcatttcatgTCTTCATTGCACAACCAGAGTTTAGTTCCACTCAACTGGACTACTCAGGAGCTTCAGCATCAGTTTGGAGTAGTTAATA GAGCAACACCAAAATCAGTTATGCAG AAATATCAGGCTGCAAGGAACAGTGGTGCTTGTTTTCCAGTAGATTTCCTTGAGTTCAATCa GAACATGTTACAAATGGAGGTGCAGAAACATTTACAGCTGAGAATTGAAGCACAAGGGAAATACTTGCAATCAGTGTTAcaaaaagcacaagaaaaactAGCAGTAACTGACTGCCTGAGCTCTTCTTCCACTGATGAGAGTTGcttaacatcatcatcatcatcatcatcatcttctgatGAGACTACTACACCAGAATGCAGGACATTAAGAAGCAAGAtacaaaagagaagaacaaaatacaacaatGTTCATGAGAATTATAGCAAGCCTGGCAAGAGAGTCTgcatccaagaagaagaaggggttGAGGTTAATATTTTGGACGACAGGGACATGACACATGGCATATAA